A stretch of the Aegilops tauschii subsp. strangulata cultivar AL8/78 chromosome 4, Aet v6.0, whole genome shotgun sequence genome encodes the following:
- the LOC141021707 gene encoding uncharacterized protein, which produces MEKLGIKEKQLLPNRIVFHGIVPGLSCSPIVKIKIDVLFSDKLHFRCEPIWFEMKMSGPKGIITIAGDYQKSLACAAASSRLAESLVIAEEKRLLDRAVAMARDQPDMPSDPKDA; this is translated from the exons atggagaagctgggCATCAAGGAGAAGCAGCTCCTGCCCAATCGGATAGTTTTCCATGGCATTGTACCCGGACTTTCCTGCTCTCCAATCGTCAAGATCAAGATCGACGTCCTGTTCAGCGACAAGCTCCATTTCCGCTGCGagccgatctggttcgag atgaagatgtcggGTCCCAAGGGCATCATCACCATTGCCGGCGACTACCAGAAGTCACTGGCATGTGCTGCTGctagcagtcggctggccgagtccctcgtcaTCGCCGAAGAAAAGCGCCTCCTTGACCGGGCGGTGGCCATGGCCCGCGACCAGCCGGACATGCCATCCGACCCCAAGGACGCGTAg
- the LOC141021708 gene encoding uncharacterized protein, giving the protein MQRQTQLRDVQKFTWCLASLSRFISRHCEKALPLYQLMKKTTCFEWTDQVDEAFVQLKRMLSMPPFLATPTSKEPMFLYITASSRVVSTVIVVEHPEDRKAQPVQMALYYLSESSGDWDAKDANMASYRFVQQINEHFDECEFLHVPRADNEPADALALIGSTRQAIPASVSLQCLCKPSIKPSPESEYIFVSADPVAVGSGLGTSAIDAGTSACDLGTAALDPGPGTSEPGPGTAAVGPWTSTTQQAAAGSDPSPPNQTALVPVAVMTVVEAPSWAQTILNFLVSRELPADEILARQVQRRSPAYTIVNGELVRHNVTGVFQRCVETEKGMSILRDIRQGECGHHAASRSLVAKAFCHGFFWPTALDDTKELARKFKGCQRFSSKQHLPASALKTIPITWPFAVWGLDMVGPFKITCGGMTLLLGVVDKFVKRIKARPIKKLNSPTVVTFIAEITVRASEWT; this is encoded by the exons aTGCAGAGGCAGACCCAACTGAGGGACGTCCAGAAGTTCACttggtgcttggcatctctcaGCCGATTCATTAGTCGGCATTGTGAGAAGGCCCTCCCcttgtaccagctcatgaagaaaacCACCTGCTTCGAATGGACTGACCAGGTGGATGAAGCATTCGTCCAGCTCAAGCGGATGTTGTCCATGCCGCCTTTTCTGGCCACTCCGACTTCTAAAGAGCCCATGTTCCTCTACATTACTGCCTCCAGTCGGGTAGTCAGCACTGTGATCGTGGTCGAGCACCCAGAAGACAGGAAGGCCCAGCCAGTCCAGATGGCACTATACTATCTGAGTGAG TCTtctggcgactgggatgccaaggatgcaaacatggcgagctaccgcttcgtCCAGCAGATCAACGAGCACTTTGATGagtgcgagttccttcatgtgccacgggccgacaatgAGCCGGCCGATGCCCTGGCCCtgatcggctccacccggcaagccaTACCAGCTAGCGTCTCTCTCCAGTGCCTGTGCAAGCCGTCTATCAAGCCTTCACCGGAATCAGAATACATCTTTGTGTCAGCTGACCCCGTAGCAGTCGGATCTGGCTTGGGGACTTCAGCAATCGACGCGGGGACTTCGGCATGCGACCTGGGGACTGCAGCACTCGaccccggcccggggacttcagaacccggcccggggactgcagcagtcggcccgtggACTTCAACGACGCAGCAAGCAGCGGCTGGTTCCGACCCGTCGCCTCCCAACCAAACCGCCCTGGTTCCAGTTGCTGTCATGACAGTGGTAGAAGCACCATCTTGGGCGCAgaccatcctcaacttcctggtgagCCGAGAGCTACCAGCCGATGAGATCTTGGCCCGGCAGGTGCAACGCCGGTCGCCAGCCTACACAATAGTCAACGGAGAGCTTGTTAGGCACAATGTGACTGGTGTCTTCCAGCGCTGTGTGGAGACGGAGAAGGGCATGTCAATCCTAAGAGATATTCGtcaaggcgagtgcggccaccacgccgcctccagatcccttgtcgccaaagctttctgccatggattcttctggccgactgctttggacgACACCAAGGAGTTGGCCCGCAAATTCAAGGGGTGCCAGcgcttcagctccaagcaacacttGCCGGcctctgcactcaagaccatccccatcacttggccgtttgccgtctgggggctggacatggtgggcccattcaaaaTAACATGCGGCGGCATGACCCTTCTGCTGGGGGTCGTGGACAAGTTCGTGAAGAGGATTAAAGCGAGGCCGATAAAGAAGTTGAATAGTCCGACCGTGGTGACTTTCATTGCGGAAATCACCGTCCG GGCATCCGAGTGGACTTAG